A window from Brachyhypopomus gauderio isolate BG-103 chromosome 6, BGAUD_0.2, whole genome shotgun sequence encodes these proteins:
- the LOC143516337 gene encoding uncharacterized protein LOC143516337 produces MGINCEVIMSRISSSGVLLKDSAEAVIIPLKNGIISITRVYESLIDADVDPISGQCSNYTSIRQQIVETQQSLEESEQAASTGLRGLDQHIEKLTAYGAKLEQEISDTESTLNNLRTEQRSNEKLLKTAQKHFKHTTLCLNSLNKSLQTHEGEKNEANTKIRTGLGLTLIPVVGWVAGPVMATIGAMKRSRALHDISETEENVTNYESKVETYKSKVSDYDSKISMLDQHITQKHKTVEQIHEEMEELEEQKEGVAEFQSKVRRVVQLLSGLSGKTRVAEGQTRWFILQEPVMKMMEDVMKAAEQIAGNELLCTEDIPQLISTMRENHQRLLALCTSHSDTEDIPQLLDTIREKHPTQADLCTSHSNVENISTVRENHPTLPGCSLQLQEILKLTVLLLVLLLLLYFFFGSPFSWLFGKMFILFGFGVLFYFLYSSFLGEE; encoded by the exons ATGGGAATCAACTGCGAG GTAATCATGAGCCGGATCTCTTCATCTGG GGTTTTGCTGAAGGACTCAGCTGAGGCTGTTATCATTCCTCTGAAGAACGgcatcatctccatcaccaGAGTCTATGAGTCCCTCATAGATGCAGATGTAGATCCCATTAGTGGACAGTGCTCCAACTACACCTCCATCAGACAGCAGATAGTGGAGACCCAGCAGAGTCTGGAGGAGTCAGAACAGGCAGCCAGTACAGGACTAAGGGGTCTGGATCAACACATTGAGAAACTTACAGCATATGGAGCAAAACTTGAACAGGAAATAAGCGATACAGAATCTACCTTAAATAACTTGAGAACAGAGCAGAGGTCTAATGAAAAGTTACTGAAAACAGCCCaaaaacatttcaaacacaccacattatgtttgaattcattaaataaatcactCCAGACACATGAAGGGGAGAAGAATGAAGCGAACACTAAAATACGAACTGGACTGGGATTGACACTAATACCAGTTGTTGGATGGGTTGCTG GTCCCGTCATGGCAACCATTGGAGCAATGAAAAGGTCTCGGGCTTTACATGATATCAGTGAGACTGAGGAGAATGTGACAAATTATGAGTCAAAAGTAGAAACGTACAAAAGTAAAGTGTCTGACTACGACTCCAAGATTTCTATGCTAGATCAACACATCACCCAGAAGCATAAGACAGTGGAGCAGATCCATGAAGagatggaggagctggaggagcagAAAGAGGGTGTAGCTGAGTTCCAGAGTAAAGTGAGAAGAGTCGTCCAACTCCTGAGTGGCCTGAGTGGGAAGACCAGAGTGGCTGAGGGTCAAACTCGCTGGTTCATCCTCCAGGAAccagtgatgaagatgatggaGGATGTGATGAAGGCAGCAGAACAAATAGCAGGGAATGAGCTCCTGTGTACTGAAGACATACCACAACTCATCAGTACCATGAGGGAGAACCACCAAAGACTGTTGGCTCTCTGTACCTCACACAGTGACACTGAAGACATACCACAACTCCTTGATACCATAAGAGAGAAGCACCCAACACAGGCAGATCTCTGTACCTCACACAGTAATGTTGAAAACATCAGTACAGTTAGGGAGAACCACCCAACACTGCCAGGTTGCTCACTTCAGCTGCAGGAAATTCTCAAGCTGACAGTTCTTCTtcttgttcttcttcttcttctttattTCTTCTTTGGCTCTCCATTCTCTTGGTTATTTGGTAAAATGTTTATATTGTTTGGTTTTGGGGTGCTGTTCTATTTTTTATATTCATCTTTTCTTGGTGAAGAATAA